In one Salmo trutta unplaced genomic scaffold, fSalTru1.1, whole genome shotgun sequence genomic region, the following are encoded:
- the LOC115183755 gene encoding uncharacterized protein LOC115183755, whose translation MVHYLLLQSQGQVPPHVTTEHMSNWLVSQSKKSLRERVWKETLEEGNDLARLAWEVNTCLKMMDIEHEAFCKLHRSMHSTSPADIDPKVHSIVERAVRSILGEQSNEPRSNLLSPSQVVVEVVPRLLLALWLQPEEGHSEHPILISGMAVGMVAAVVEKLSCMLKDPSHHIPFSRAAAFDSVRSILGRISQSFSTDDLQSPFYMSSVCAFVADKVQSCFQPPAATLPVHPVLAVDVSTTRPADIQADLASSHLEVVEVTPKTEADPGSSHLEVVDITLKTEADPGSSHLEVVDITLNTEADPGSSHLEVVDITTNTEADPASSHLNVVDITTNTEAEPISSLLEVVDVTPEERTLTMAVFATLPADIQAEDVAVVISDVTPHVTKDVTLDVPCRARKGAVRRFFCRLWRAVCCCACYKEEEEQY comes from the exons ATGGTCCATTATCTGCTGCTCCAGAGTCAAGGTCAGGTCCCGCCCCATGTCACAACGGAGCACATGAGCAACTGGCTGGTGTCTCAGAGCAAAAAATCCCTTAGGGAGAG GGTGTGGAAGGAAACCCTGGAGGAGGGAAACGACCTCGCTCGGCTG gcctGGGAAGTAAACACTTGCCTAAAAATGATGGACATAGAGCACGAGGCTTTCTGCAAGCTCCACCGCTCCATGCACTCCACCTCGCCAGCTGACAT CGATCCTAAAGTCCACAGCATCGTGGAGAGAGCTGTGAGGAGCATTCTGGGCGAGCAGTCCAATGAGCCCCGTAGCAACCTGCTCAGCCCATctcaggtggtggtggaggtggtgcccAGGCTCCTCCTGGCCCTGTGGCTTCAGCCAGAGGAAGGCCATTCAGAGCACCCAATCCTAATAAGCGGGATGGCCGTGGGCATGGTGGCGGCCGTAGTGGAGAAGCTCTCCTGCATGTTAAAGGACCCTTCACATCACATCCCTTTCTCCCGGGCTGCTGCTTTTGACTCTGTGCGATCGATCCTCGGGAGAATCAGTCAGTCCTTCTCCACGGATGACCTGCAGAGCCCTTTTTATATGAGCTCTGTCTGTGCCTTTGTGGCGGACAAGGTGCAGAGCTGCTTCCAGCCCCCTGCAGCCACCCTACCAGTCCACCCTGTCCTCGCGGTGGACGTCTCCACCACACGACCAGCTGACATCCAAGCAG ACCTGGCATCTTCCCACCTGGAGGTTGTGGAAGTCACCCCAAAAACAGAGGCAGACCCGGGTTCGTCCCACCTGGAGGTTGTGGACATCACCCTTAAAACAGAGGCAGACCCGGGTTCATCCCATCTGGAGGTTGTGGACATCACCCTTAACACGGAGGCAGACCCGGGTTCGTCCCACCTGGAGGTTGTGGACATCACCACTAATACAGAGGCAGATCCGGCTTCTTCCCACCTGAATGTTGTGGACATCACCACTAATACAGAGGCAGAGCCCATCTCTTCCCTCTTGGAGGTTGTGGACGTCACACCTGAAGAAAGGACTCTCACGATGGCCGTCTTCGCCACTCTGCCAGCTGACATCCAAGCAG AGGATGTTGCTGTGGTCATCTCGGATGTCACCCCACACGTCACTAAGGACGTGACACTGGATGTTCCATGCAGAGCTAGGAAAGGGGCAGTCCGGCGATTTTTTTGCAGGCTTTGGAGGGCAGTGTGCTGCTGCGCCTGCTACAAGGAAGAGGAAGAACAATACTAA